The Sulfitobacter donghicola DSW-25 = KCTC 12864 = JCM 14565 genome has a segment encoding these proteins:
- a CDS encoding DUF721 domain-containing protein → MPPRRTTTKGFARTASLLTAKIRKASESRGFAQSRLLTNWAEVVGDDAASISRPVEVSYGRGGMGATLTLLTTGANAPVLEMQKEQLRAKVNAVYGYNAIARVRVTQTAATGFAEGRVAFEHAPKKASKAPDPALRVKAEENAAHIGDESLRDALARLGENILNKQNS, encoded by the coding sequence ATGCCACCCCGTCGCACCACCACAAAAGGATTTGCCCGAACAGCAAGCCTGCTGACGGCGAAAATCCGAAAAGCATCGGAAAGCCGCGGGTTTGCGCAATCGCGGTTGCTGACCAATTGGGCCGAGGTTGTGGGCGATGATGCGGCCTCTATCTCGCGACCTGTTGAGGTATCTTATGGGCGTGGCGGCATGGGGGCGACGCTGACGCTGTTGACCACTGGCGCAAACGCTCCTGTCTTAGAGATGCAAAAGGAACAACTGCGCGCAAAGGTAAATGCCGTCTACGGGTATAACGCTATTGCGCGCGTCCGCGTGACACAAACCGCCGCAACAGGATTTGCCGAAGGGCGCGTGGCCTTTGAACATGCCCCCAAAAAGGCATCCAAGGCACCTGATCCAGCCCTGCGCGTAAAGGCCGAAGAAAACGCCGCCCATATCGGTGACGAGTCGCTTCGCGATGCGTTGGCGCGTCTGGGCGAAAACATATTGAACAAGCAAAACAGCTGA